In Bacillus weihaiensis, the genomic stretch AGTTTAAACAGAAAAAAGGAGTATTCGAATGAATGCAACAAAACCATTACCACCTATTACAACCTCATTTGATCCATGGGAAGCATATATGGATGTTGAGCAATATGGAAAAATGACGTTGACAAATATTGAATTTACCACAACAACTTTATGCAATATGCGATGTGAGCATTGTGCTGTTGGCTATACGTTACAGCCAAAGGATCCGAATGCACTTCCGATTGATTTATTATTAAAGCGTTTGGATGAAGTTCCTACTCTTCGTTCTCTAAGTATTACGGGTGGCGAACCGATGCTGTCGTTAAAATCTGTTGATGAGTATGTTGTTCCTCTTTTAAAGTATGCCCATGAACGTGGGGTGCGTACACAAATTAATTCAAATTTAACCCTTGATTTAAAGAGATATGAGAAAATCATTCCTTATTTAGATGTACTTCATATTTCTCATAACTGGGGAACTGTGGATGAATTTGTTCATGTTGGATTTGCTGTTATGGATCGCAAGCCAACGTATCAGCAACGAGCTGCTCTTTTTGATCGAATGATTGAAAACAGTCGTGCACTGGTTAAAGCTGGTGTGATTGTTTCAGCGGAAACGATGCTGAATAAGAGAACTCTTCCTTATATAGAAAAAATCCACAAGCAAATAGTAGAGGACATGCATTGTCAAAGACATGAGGTGCACCCTATGTACCCAAGTGATTTCGCTAGCGCCCTTGAAACTCTATCGTTAAAGGAAATGCGTGAAGCGATTCATCATTTGCTGGATGTCCGAGATGAGAATGTGTGGATGCTGTTTGGCACACTTCCTTTTTATGCATGCAGTAAAGACGAAGAGGATCTTGCTTTAATTAGACGATTACGTGAAGCGAAAAATGTAACAGTGCGTAATGACCCAGACGGTCGCTCTCGACTAAATGTGAATATTTTTGATGGGGAAATTATTGTCACTGACTTTGGCGATGCTCCTCCACTCGGAAATATTAAAACAGATACGCTTCAATCTGCGTATGATAAGTGGACGGACTCTTCTCTTGCAAAGTCACTTAGCTGTCATTGCCCTGCCGTAAAATGTCTAGGACCGAATATTCTTGTGAAGAATAGCTACTATCAAGATGTTGATTTTACAAATCGAAAATCGAATATATAGGTGACAAACATGAGGGAATTTCTTGAATTCATAAATTTTGATTCTAAATTAGTCAAAATGGTAATCGTCGCACTCATTTTAGTAATTGGCGTTACGGTTATTAACAAGCTTGTTCGAAAATTTTTCGAGCATTCTCATTTTATAGAAGAGCGAAAAGAGAAAACAATTGAGAGTATGGTTCGTTCTCTGACGAAGTATACAGCAACAATCGGCTTTATCTTGTATGTTGTTTCTTTATTTGTTGAAAATTTCGGCTCAATCTTAGCTGGTGCCGGAGTGGCTGGAATTATCATTGGCTTTGGTGCACAAAGTCTGATTCGTGATATTTTAGCTGGCTTGTTTTTAATTTATGAAAAACAGCTCCATCAAGGTGATTTTATTACGATTAACAATACCTTTAATGGAACAGTGGAAGAAATTGGCCTACGTTCACTCAAAATTCGCGAATGGAGCGGTAAGCTTCTTACGATGAGTAACGGTGAAATTAAGCAAATTCAAAACTACAATATAGATCGGATGCGAGTCATTGAACGAGTGGTAGTAAGCTATCGCGAGGATCCGGATCATGTATGGACCATTCTTGAAAAGGCATGTGAGCGTATCAATTTGGAGTATGATGATTGTCTCAAACGAGATCACACAAACTGCATCATTGAACCATTTCAGCTATTCGGAATCACTTCTTTAAATGCAAGCTTCCGCGGCTATGAATATACAATAATTGGGCTTGTGGATGATCAATTTTATTGGAGTACAGCGAAGCAGGCTCGTCGAATTATTGCGAAGACGTTATTTGATGAGAATGTCCAGCTTGCTGAAGAGAAGATTGTGATGGAATCTGGGGATGTGCGGGAACGAGGTTGATTGGGGAGGTTTCTGGAAGGTTGCCAAGTAGAATCGATTCCAGACGGCAGCTTGGCTTAACAGGTGCGAGCGAAATTTGCAGCTTTATGTCGAAAAGTGAATAAATAGGGCAAATTCGAAAATAAAAGTGGAAAAAGCGTTAATAAATGTTCAATATCCGAAAATAAACCCATCAAATTCGAAAATATGGGTATCCGTCCTGTCCGTGAAAAGAGCGGTGATCAAGCAGAGGCAAGTAAAAAAGATCAATACGACCCATGCGTATTGATCTTTTTCTTTATTTTGGTTGATCTGATGTGACAAATCCGAAAGATGCGTGGTCTTGAAGTGGTATCCATGCGCCAATTCCTTGAGATGTGATGTTTTTGACGACGATGCTCTTTTTGTTCCCTTTTAGGACAAGGTAAACTTCGCCATATGTGACTTTGCCTTTTTCATTCACAGCTGGTGCGTACGCATAGAGATAGCCTAGCTTTTTTGGTGGAATGTTGTACACCTGATCTTTTTTCGTACCTGCTCCGATGATTGTTTCAAAGGATAGTGGGAGGCTTGTTTTTTGCATGGCCTTAAGAAGCATCATCGTTTTGACGTCCTCTGCTTTTGGAACCTTTGCCGTTAGCCCACCTTTAATTGACTTTTGTGCTTCCTGCTTGTAGTGAATTTGAACAGGCGATTTTCCACCGCGATTGTCCTGGTAATTCGTGTTGATCTTTTGGTATTCCCAATTTGTTGTGGTTTCGGTTGATTCGTAATTTAGCGCCCATTGGCCCAAATAGATCGTCGCTCGGTAGCCAAAGGCAAGTGGTGCATCAGAGATCGTCGATTCATTTAGAATCTTGATTAGATCTGGATTTTCAATTGGCACTTCAGATGAGTCAATTAACTGTTGCGTTAGCTCACTTGGCTGTAAATATGGCATATCTTGAGTTGGATTTGGATAGGTATTTTCTTTTGAAATGTCCATAACTGAGCTAGGAATTTTAGGCTTTTGTTCCTTGCCCTCAGCAAAAACAGCTCTTGAAAAACTAACGGATAAAAGCAAAACTAAAGAAACGAGCAAAGCTTTTTTCATTATTTCTACTCCTTTCAACATGCTTATCCATAGTCTTTTCAAGTATGTTTTTGTTTATCCAATTATTTTTTGCTTAATGCTTCAAAGCGTTTTGAAACAGGTCCATTGAATAATTGGATGATGGGACCGATTAAAAAGGTGATGATGATGGTACCTACTCCAATTGGTCCGCTTAGAAGAAAGGCTAAAAGTAAGGCAAATAGCTCGGTAATTGTTTTGGCAACCATTAAATTCATATGAAAGCGTTCATGAAGGGATAGCATGAGCTGATCGATCGGATTAGCCGGAAATGTAGATTGTAAGTAAAGGGAAACACCAAATGCAATCAACAGGATTCCACCCACAAGCGCCAGAATCTGAGGGCCAAGTGTGTTAAATTCAATGTTTCGTAGAACAAAAATCATCCAGAAATCAACACTAAATCCGATTAGAAATAACGTCATTAATGCTAGAAATTTTGGTTTTGCATGTTGAATAAGTGCATTTACAAAGATCAGTATGATACCGACAATAATGACCCAGCTTCCAACTGTGAAGCCGATTGTTATTGAAAGTCCTACGTTTAAGGCATCCCAAGCTCCTGCCCCTAAGTCTGCCTTAATCGTCAATACAACACCTAGCCCGATTAAGATAAGTCCAATTGTGTAAAAGCTAATTTTTGTTTTCATTCTTCATTTCCCCTTTACTAGCTGTGCGAAAATTCTAACAGATTATTTACAGTGATTCTCGTTTAGGGTATAATAAACCTATACAAAAGAGTGTCTCTAGATGTAGGTAGCATTATTTTGTAAACGTTACCAATATCTGTAGTTTTACTGTTTCGTCCTACACATAGATAAGACTCTGTGCCCCTAGCACAGAGTCGTTTTTTTTGTACGTTCATTCTTTATAGTAAGTAAAAGCCTATTCCCATAATAACATAGGCAGCTAGCAAAGTGGCACCTTCAAACCAGTTTGTGTCTCCGTCATTTGTGATGGAGATGGTAAGGAGGACTGCTGTTGCCATTGAAATTAGTTCTGGTAATGTAAAAACAAGCGGCATTTTCTGATCGAAAAATAATGAGAGTAAAACAAGTACTGGTGCAACAAACATCGCAACTTGTAATGTGGAGCCTACGGCTATCTCGACCGCGATGTTCATTTTATTTTTATAGGCCATGATGATGGCTGAAGCATGCTCTGCAGCATTTCCTACGATCGCAACGATAATGACCCCAATAAATAGTTCTGACCAGCCAAATTGTTCTCCGACTACTTCAAACGTATGAACAAGATTTTCTGACACGTACGCAACAGCTGCCGTTGATAATAGTAAAATCGTGATTGCTTTTCCTTTTGACCATTCTGGTTCTTCATGCTCTTCTACTACATCTGATTTCTGCTGATATACTCCGCGATGTGTGACAAGTCTAAAGAATAATGCTGCCAAGTAAAGCACGATTAAGATGATAGAGATTCCCACACTAAGTGATAATGTTTTTGCTTCGTTCATTTCCATTGAGAATACTTCCGGAATAACGAAAGCGACAATTACTGAGAACATTAGTAGACCTGAGTTATGGCGCGCGTCGTACACATTAAATTCCTGACGCTTAAACTTTAATCCTCCAATGAAAAAGCTAAGACCTGCGACAAGTAAGAGGTTCCCTATAACAGATCCTGTAAGCGAAGCAAGTACCACTCCTACTAAGCCTGCCTTTAAAGCAAAAATTGAAATAATCAGCTCAACTGCGTTACCAAATGTCGCATTAAGGAGACCACCAATTCGTGGACCTGCGACTATTGCAAGACTCTCAGTTGCTCTCCCCATAAACCCAGCTAATGCAATAATGGTTAAGCAATAAATAATAAACATTAGGGTTGAAGACCAATGAAGAATGCTCCCTACTACGGAAAGCGGCACTCCAATCATGACCATGAGTGTAAATAAACGATTGACCAATTGTATCACCTTATTTTCCAATGGATTAGTAAGTAGACCCTATTTTGTATTATAATCCTTTCATTTAAGTGAGGAAAGTTTATCCTTTTTTAATTTCTTTATGGGGAACGTATGATTTTAGGTTTTTATCCCACATTAATAAGGGTACGTATTACTATACATACGCTTATCTAGCGTACACTTAAACCATAGAAAAGGAGTTTTCTCTATGAGCGACTTAAAAGAAAAATTACTACACGTTGTGGAAAATCATAAGGTAGGTACTTTAGCAACAATTAGACAAAACAAGCCTTTTTCACGTTTTATGATGATTTTTAATGATGAGCTTGTGTTATATACGGCGACAAACCGTGAGACACATAAAGTTGAGGATATTGAGGCAAATCCTAATGTTCACGTGCTTTTAGGAAACGAGAGTAAAAGCTGGGACGAGCCCTATGTGGAAGTAGAGGGAACTGTAGCTGTTGAGGAATCCAAGGAATTAAAAGAAAAATTCTGGAACGATCACCTCAAAAACTGGATTCCAAGTGCAGATGATCCAAACTACCTGCTTCTAAAAATCACGCCAAGCGCGTACCGATACTTTGAGAAATCCTCAAGTGAAGCAGAAACCTACACATTTTAAGGGGCCAGTCCCTCATCACGTTAAAGGAGCGGGGGCCTGGCCCCCGCTCCTTTAACGTATTAAAACATATTTCTCTTTCCCCAACACCCTTACACTAGCTCGAAGGTTTCTTCTATTTCAATACTACCTTTTACGGATTGTGCCATTGGACAGTTTTTGCTGGCAAGCTCGATGGATTGCTTAATTTTGTTTTCGTTGAGGTTTTCCCCTTTTATACGATAATGAATATAGATTTTCTCGATTCGATTTGCTTCCTCTTCAATCCGATCAACTTTCGTGTCAATCGTCATATCTTCAATTTGAATTCTCTTCTTTTCTAGTATCTTACGGAGTACACCACCACTGCATACTGCAATGGAAGCCACCATTAGTTGGAAAGGTCTGAAGCCGTATGCTTCATCTCCTGCTACATGAAGTTCTCCATATTCTGTCGTTGTCGTAAATCCCACATCTTTTTTCATCTTAAATTCCATGATGTCACACCTCTTGTTTTTTAACGATATTGTAACGCAAAAAGGTAACGATAGGGAAGTTTGATGAATTCCCCCTTGTTAAAACACCCAATTCATACTAAAGTTATACAGGGTATATGGCGGATCGTATAAGAATAAAAGAATAAAAAGGATAGCGTGGACTTAGTTACAATAGCCAAACTCTCCTTCCTTTCATCCTATCCTCCACCAGATTTCATACCCATACCTTTAGGAAGAAATTCGAGGGATACACATGAAAATAAACATTACGAAACAACAAGCAAGGTTTTGGATTTTAGTCTCAATTGTCGGTATATCAGGCTTTAGCCAAGGTATGCTTTTACCGCTTATTGCTGTGATATTTGAAAACAGTGGCGTGTCCTCTGATCTAAATGGACTGAACGCTACTGCTATGTATATAGGCATTTTACTAATCTCACCTTTTATGGAGCAGCCCTTAAGGAAGTTCGGCTACAAACCGGTCATTATTATTGGCGGTTTACTTGTCGCCCTTTCTCTAGGACTATTTCCCCTTTGGAAATCCTTTTGGTTTTGGTTCATTCTTCGACTTTTCATTGGAATTGGTGATCATGCCCTTCATTTCGGAGCCCAAACTTGGATTACAAGCTTTTCACCTGAGAATAAGCGTGGACGGAACATTTCTCTCTATGGATTGTTTTTCGGAATTGGTTTTGCCGTTGGTCCATTACTCACACCATTAGTCAAAATAAATGAATCCCTACCTTTTATTCTTTCTTCTGTTCTTTGTTTTATTGGTTGGCTCTTTTTGTTCCTACTCAAAAACGACTATCCAGAACAAACACTTGAAGTAAATTCTATACGAGAAACGTTTAAACGATTTCGTCGGGCATGGGCATATGGCTGGGTCGCATTCCTTCCCCCATTAGGCTATGGATTTTTAGAAGCATCATTAAATGGCAGCTTTCCGGTCTACGGGCTTCGTATCAACCTAACTGTGACAACAATTTCTATCCTCCTCTTTGCTTTTGCTATTGGAGGGATTGTTTTCCAGCTACCATTAGGAATCCTTAGTGATAAGCTCGGTAGAAGAAATGTGCTCTTGACCATTCTGTTTCTTGGCTTTTTAAGCTTTACGATCGCAAGCTTCCTTGAGCATACAGTAATCGGTTTAACAATTAGTTTGTTTTTTGCAGGCATGCTAGTGGGCTCTACTTTTTCACTTGGTATTAGCTACATGACCGATCTTATGCCACGGAACCTACTCCCAACCGGGAATTTATTATGTGGTGTAGCATTTAGTGTCGGAAGCTTAGCTGGTCCATATTTAGGCGGGCTTTTTATCGAATATATCCAAAATGTAAGCTACTTTCTTATCATTAGCATCATGCTATTATTCTTGTTCCTCACGCTTTTCTTTTATAAACCACAGACCTTTACTGAATTCAAAAAAGATACAGCAAGCCTTCAGTAAAAAAACAGCACGCTAACAACCACTCGGTACCCAGGTAAAGGGTCGGAATGATTTAGATCCGATCCCTTTCTTCCATCGAGTTTTAAACGATTATCTCGGAAATTTTGTAGACGTAGTAACTAATTAGTTGCTGCGTTTTTTAAAATGAAATGAGCTATTTCGTAAGCAGGGGTGCATTTTATAAGGCTATTTACGCATCGATTGTTGCATCCAAAGTGTCGGATTTTCCCACTAGGTACAAGGTTCTTCTTCTGACTGTAAGGGCATGTAGCCTATCTTTAAAATAACTACTAACTAGCAACAAAGTTAAGAAAAGAGCTTTTTATAAACACTTTAATTTTTCTTCAAACGAGTAATTTTTTTCAAGCTGCAGGAATAAATGAAATAACAAAGAATTACATATTATGGATGTTTTTTTCAAGGAGGGATAATGGTGCGATCATGCATACTATTATATTAGGTTCTCTGTCTGTAAAGAGAGTCGCTCTGTTAGATGTGAATGACGACATTATTCTTTTTACATACATAAAAAACAGCAACAAGTCCTAAGAAAAGAGCAGAGCCTTTCTTTA encodes the following:
- a CDS encoding mechanosensitive ion channel family protein; the protein is MREFLEFINFDSKLVKMVIVALILVIGVTVINKLVRKFFEHSHFIEERKEKTIESMVRSLTKYTATIGFILYVVSLFVENFGSILAGAGVAGIIIGFGAQSLIRDILAGLFLIYEKQLHQGDFITINNTFNGTVEEIGLRSLKIREWSGKLLTMSNGEIKQIQNYNIDRMRVIERVVVSYREDPDHVWTILEKACERINLEYDDCLKRDHTNCIIEPFQLFGITSLNASFRGYEYTIIGLVDDQFYWSTAKQARRIIAKTLFDENVQLAEEKIVMESGDVRERG
- a CDS encoding pyridoxamine 5'-phosphate oxidase family protein, coding for MSDLKEKLLHVVENHKVGTLATIRQNKPFSRFMMIFNDELVLYTATNRETHKVEDIEANPNVHVLLGNESKSWDEPYVEVEGTVAVEESKELKEKFWNDHLKNWIPSADDPNYLLLKITPSAYRYFEKSSSEAETYTF
- a CDS encoding OsmC family protein, whose translation is MEFKMKKDVGFTTTTEYGELHVAGDEAYGFRPFQLMVASIAVCSGGVLRKILEKKRIQIEDMTIDTKVDRIEEEANRIEKIYIHYRIKGENLNENKIKQSIELASKNCPMAQSVKGSIEIEETFELV
- a CDS encoding YfkD famly protein, giving the protein MKKALLVSLVLLLSVSFSRAVFAEGKEQKPKIPSSVMDISKENTYPNPTQDMPYLQPSELTQQLIDSSEVPIENPDLIKILNESTISDAPLAFGYRATIYLGQWALNYESTETTTNWEYQKINTNYQDNRGGKSPVQIHYKQEAQKSIKGGLTAKVPKAEDVKTMMLLKAMQKTSLPLSFETIIGAGTKKDQVYNIPPKKLGYLYAYAPAVNEKGKVTYGEVYLVLKGNKKSIVVKNITSQGIGAWIPLQDHASFGFVTSDQPK
- a CDS encoding YczE/YyaS/YitT family protein — translated: MKTKISFYTIGLILIGLGVVLTIKADLGAGAWDALNVGLSITIGFTVGSWVIIVGIILIFVNALIQHAKPKFLALMTLFLIGFSVDFWMIFVLRNIEFNTLGPQILALVGGILLIAFGVSLYLQSTFPANPIDQLMLSLHERFHMNLMVAKTITELFALLLAFLLSGPIGVGTIIITFLIGPIIQLFNGPVSKRFEALSKK
- a CDS encoding MFS transporter, which codes for MKINITKQQARFWILVSIVGISGFSQGMLLPLIAVIFENSGVSSDLNGLNATAMYIGILLISPFMEQPLRKFGYKPVIIIGGLLVALSLGLFPLWKSFWFWFILRLFIGIGDHALHFGAQTWITSFSPENKRGRNISLYGLFFGIGFAVGPLLTPLVKINESLPFILSSVLCFIGWLFLFLLKNDYPEQTLEVNSIRETFKRFRRAWAYGWVAFLPPLGYGFLEASLNGSFPVYGLRINLTVTTISILLFAFAIGGIVFQLPLGILSDKLGRRNVLLTILFLGFLSFTIASFLEHTVIGLTISLFFAGMLVGSTFSLGISYMTDLMPRNLLPTGNLLCGVAFSVGSLAGPYLGGLFIEYIQNVSYFLIISIMLLFLFLTLFFYKPQTFTEFKKDTASLQ
- the yfkAB gene encoding radical SAM/CxCxxxxC motif protein YfkAB codes for the protein MNATKPLPPITTSFDPWEAYMDVEQYGKMTLTNIEFTTTTLCNMRCEHCAVGYTLQPKDPNALPIDLLLKRLDEVPTLRSLSITGGEPMLSLKSVDEYVVPLLKYAHERGVRTQINSNLTLDLKRYEKIIPYLDVLHISHNWGTVDEFVHVGFAVMDRKPTYQQRAALFDRMIENSRALVKAGVIVSAETMLNKRTLPYIEKIHKQIVEDMHCQRHEVHPMYPSDFASALETLSLKEMREAIHHLLDVRDENVWMLFGTLPFYACSKDEEDLALIRRLREAKNVTVRNDPDGRSRLNVNIFDGEIIVTDFGDAPPLGNIKTDTLQSAYDKWTDSSLAKSLSCHCPAVKCLGPNILVKNSYYQDVDFTNRKSNI
- the cax gene encoding calcium/proton exchanger, with the protein product MVNRLFTLMVMIGVPLSVVGSILHWSSTLMFIIYCLTIIALAGFMGRATESLAIVAGPRIGGLLNATFGNAVELIISIFALKAGLVGVVLASLTGSVIGNLLLVAGLSFFIGGLKFKRQEFNVYDARHNSGLLMFSVIVAFVIPEVFSMEMNEAKTLSLSVGISIILIVLYLAALFFRLVTHRGVYQQKSDVVEEHEEPEWSKGKAITILLLSTAAVAYVSENLVHTFEVVGEQFGWSELFIGVIIVAIVGNAAEHASAIIMAYKNKMNIAVEIAVGSTLQVAMFVAPVLVLLSLFFDQKMPLVFTLPELISMATAVLLTISITNDGDTNWFEGATLLAAYVIMGIGFYLL